In the [Clostridium] colinum genome, one interval contains:
- a CDS encoding aminotransferase class I/II-fold pyridoxal phosphate-dependent enzyme has product MNLEKQKLTPIFTALSKYREENIVHFDVPGHKKNKDTFIAKAMGEDIISFDANSTKELDMLSHPVGVILEAEELLAEAYGADNAFMLVNGSTFGVQTMILSACSPKDKIIIPRNVHKSVINAIILSGATPIFIQPEIDYNYGIANGVKVETVKETIKAHPDAKAIFIINPTYFGVASDLRKIIKICHRHNIAVLVDEAHGAHLPFHPYLPDCAMKLGADMSTASLHKTAGSLTQSSALFHNEGIIDINKIRGTINLMQTTSASYLLLASMDIARSNLALKGKKIFAELLKKCAEAKAKLSKVPGISVISEDYIDENDEHGIYDFDDTKFVIKVNELGLSGFQVYKILKEEYNIQLELAESYVVLAVVGIGDTDETIDKLVCAFEDLSKRFYGKKEAFKIEIANFFEKPKTIVLPRDAYFSPKSTMFIDDALGQVCGESIMIYPPGIPLIIPGELITEKIISIYKYYMEQNCVVMNDDEEPGIIKVLGEEENE; this is encoded by the coding sequence ATGAACTTAGAAAAACAAAAGTTAACTCCTATTTTTACTGCTCTATCAAAATATAGAGAAGAAAATATAGTACACTTTGACGTTCCGGGTCATAAAAAAAATAAAGATACTTTTATTGCTAAAGCTATGGGTGAAGATATAATCTCTTTTGATGCTAACTCTACAAAAGAACTTGATATGCTTTCACATCCTGTTGGAGTAATATTAGAAGCAGAAGAACTTTTAGCAGAAGCATATGGTGCAGATAATGCATTTATGTTGGTTAACGGTTCTACATTTGGTGTGCAAACAATGATACTTAGTGCTTGTTCACCAAAAGATAAAATAATTATACCACGTAATGTTCATAAATCTGTTATTAATGCAATTATTTTATCTGGTGCAACCCCTATATTTATACAACCAGAGATAGATTATAATTATGGTATAGCAAATGGTGTTAAAGTAGAAACTGTTAAAGAAACTATTAAAGCACATCCAGATGCTAAAGCTATTTTTATCATAAATCCTACCTATTTTGGTGTAGCATCTGACCTTAGAAAAATAATAAAAATATGTCATAGACACAATATAGCAGTATTAGTAGATGAAGCACACGGAGCTCATCTTCCTTTTCATCCATATCTTCCAGATTGTGCTATGAAGCTTGGTGCAGATATGTCTACTGCTAGTTTACATAAAACAGCAGGGTCTCTTACACAAAGTTCGGCTTTATTCCATAATGAAGGAATAATAGATATAAATAAAATAAGAGGAACTATAAATCTTATGCAAACAACAAGTGCATCTTATTTATTGTTAGCTAGTATGGATATAGCTCGTTCTAATCTTGCTTTAAAAGGTAAAAAAATATTTGCTGAACTATTAAAAAAATGTGCAGAGGCAAAAGCAAAATTGTCTAAAGTTCCTGGAATATCTGTTATATCTGAAGATTATATAGATGAAAATGATGAACATGGTATATATGATTTTGATGATACAAAATTTGTTATAAAAGTAAATGAACTAGGTCTTTCTGGATTTCAAGTTTATAAAATATTAAAAGAAGAATATAATATTCAACTAGAACTTGCAGAAAGCTATGTTGTTTTAGCTGTTGTTGGTATTGGAGATACAGATGAAACAATAGACAAGCTTGTATGTGCTTTTGAAGATTTATCTAAAAGATTTTATGGTAAAAAAGAGGCTTTTAAAATAGAAATAGCTAACTTTTTTGAAAAACCAAAAACAATAGTTTTACCTAGAGATGCTTATTTTTCACCTAAAAGTACTATGTTTATAGATGATGCTTTAGGTCAAGTATGTGGTGAATCTATTATGATTTATCCTCCAGGAATTCCTTTAATAATCCCTGGTGAGCTTATAACAGAAAAAATTATTTCTATTTATAAATATTATATGGAACAAAATTGTGTTGTTATGAACGATGACGAAGAACCTGGAATAATAAAAGTTCTTGGAGAAGAAGAAAACGAATAA
- a CDS encoding CTP synthase → MDTKYIFVTGGVVSGLGKGITAASLGRLLKARGYKVTIQKFDPYINIDPGTMSPYQHGEVFVTDDGAETDLDIGHYERFIDENLTVNNNITTGKIYWSVLNKERKGEYLGATVQVIPHITNEIKERVYRAGKTTQSDIVITEIGGTVGDIESEPFLEAIRQVSHEVSKENVLYIHVTLIPYLAKSGEMKTKPTQHSVKQLLSIGIQPDIIVCRTENEISKEAKEKLALFCNVDKDCVIQNIDCDSLYEVPLLLENENLANIVCKKLSIENRQPNLSDWCDVVEKQKNLKETVTVGLVGKYVELHDAYISIVESLNHAGIHTGCNVNIKWINAEELEQTSSTKLLEDIDAILVPGGFGERGVEGKIMAIKYARENKIPFLGICLGMQCTVIEFARNVLCLKDAHTSEIVPNTSAPVIDLMPEQKDIDGLGGTMRLGAYPCKLLKDTLSFDSYKDELIYERHRHRYEFNNEYRNAMIEKGLIIAGVSPDEKLVEIVELKKEVHPWFVGVQFHPELKSRPNRPHPLFKDFVQATIDNKNK, encoded by the coding sequence ATGGATACAAAATATATTTTTGTTACAGGTGGAGTTGTCTCTGGTTTAGGTAAAGGGATTACAGCCGCTTCTTTAGGCAGGCTTTTAAAAGCTAGAGGTTATAAGGTTACTATACAAAAATTTGACCCATATATAAATATAGATCCAGGTACAATGAGTCCCTATCAACATGGAGAAGTTTTTGTAACAGATGATGGTGCAGAAACAGACCTTGATATAGGACATTATGAAAGATTTATAGATGAAAATCTTACAGTAAATAATAATATAACTACTGGAAAAATATATTGGTCTGTATTAAATAAAGAAAGAAAAGGTGAATATTTAGGCGCAACAGTTCAGGTTATACCACATATTACAAATGAAATAAAGGAAAGAGTTTATAGAGCGGGCAAAACAACTCAATCTGATATAGTTATAACAGAAATAGGTGGTACTGTTGGGGATATAGAAAGTGAACCATTCTTAGAGGCTATAAGACAAGTTTCTCACGAAGTATCTAAAGAAAATGTACTTTACATACATGTTACTTTAATACCTTATTTAGCAAAATCTGGAGAAATGAAAACAAAACCTACTCAACATTCTGTTAAACAGTTATTATCTATAGGTATCCAACCAGATATTATTGTTTGTAGGACAGAAAATGAAATAAGCAAAGAAGCTAAAGAAAAACTAGCTCTATTTTGTAATGTAGATAAAGATTGCGTTATTCAAAATATAGATTGTGATTCTTTATACGAAGTTCCACTTCTTTTAGAAAATGAAAATCTTGCTAATATAGTTTGTAAAAAGTTATCAATTGAAAATAGACAACCAAATTTATCCGATTGGTGTGATGTTGTAGAAAAACAAAAAAATCTAAAAGAAACTGTTACAGTTGGATTAGTTGGTAAATATGTTGAACTACATGATGCATATATATCTATTGTTGAATCTTTAAATCACGCTGGTATACATACAGGCTGTAATGTAAATATTAAATGGATAAATGCTGAAGAATTGGAGCAAACTAGTTCTACAAAATTATTAGAAGATATAGATGCCATACTTGTTCCAGGTGGTTTTGGAGAACGTGGTGTAGAAGGTAAAATAATGGCTATAAAATATGCTAGAGAAAATAAAATTCCATTTTTAGGAATATGTCTTGGTATGCAATGTACTGTTATAGAATTTGCAAGAAATGTTTTATGTCTTAAAGATGCTCATACATCTGAAATAGTACCAAATACATCTGCTCCAGTAATAGACTTAATGCCAGAACAAAAAGACATTGATGGACTTGGTGGTACAATGCGTCTTGGTGCTTATCCTTGTAAATTATTGAAAGATACCCTATCTTTTGACTCTTATAAAGACGAGCTTATATATGAAAGACATAGACATAGATATGAATTTAATAATGAATATAGAAATGCTATGATAGAAAAAGGATTAATTATAGCTGGTGTTTCTCCAGATGAAAAACTTGTAGAAATTGTAGAGCTAAAAAAAGAGGTACATCCTTGGTTTGTTGGTGTTCAGTTCCATCCGGAGTTAAAATCTAGACCTAATAGACCTCATCCACTATTTAAAGATTTTGTACAAGCTACAATAGATAATAAAAATAAATAG
- a CDS encoding glycine--tRNA ligase, with translation MEKNMEKIVALAKSRGFVYAGSEIYGGLANTWDYGPLGVELKNNVKKAWWRKFIQESEYNVGVDCAILMNPQVWVASGHVGGFSDPLMDCKECHERFRADKIIEDYMAQNNISGNPDGMNHQQMKDFINEHNIGCPTCNSHNFTDIREFNLMFKTHAGVTEDSKNVVYLRPETAQGIFVNFKNVQRTTRKKIPFGIGQVGKSFRNEITPGNFTFRTREFEQMELEFFCKPGTEMEWFNYWKEYCMNWLKSLNIKEENVWFRDHDEEELSHYSNATTDIEYKFPFGKGELLGIASRTDFDLKQHSQHSGDMLEYFDPTTNEKYIPYCIEPSLGADRVTLAFLCEAYDEEILTDDKGKEDIRIVLRFHPAIAPIKVAILPLSKKLNDDAIKIYHTLSKHFNCEYDDAGSIGKRYRRQDEIGTPFCVTYDFDSVEDGCVTIRHRDSMEQERIKIDELLEYVNKRLEF, from the coding sequence ATGGAAAAAAATATGGAAAAAATAGTTGCTCTTGCTAAATCTAGAGGATTTGTATATGCTGGGTCAGAAATATATGGTGGTCTTGCTAATACTTGGGACTATGGTCCTTTAGGTGTTGAACTTAAAAATAATGTAAAAAAAGCTTGGTGGAGAAAATTTATACAAGAAAGTGAATATAACGTAGGTGTAGATTGTGCAATATTAATGAATCCTCAAGTATGGGTAGCATCTGGACATGTAGGAGGATTTAGTGATCCATTAATGGATTGTAAAGAATGTCATGAACGTTTTAGAGCAGATAAAATAATAGAAGATTATATGGCACAAAATAATATTAGCGGTAATCCTGATGGTATGAACCACCAACAAATGAAAGATTTTATAAACGAGCATAACATAGGTTGCCCTACTTGTAATTCTCATAACTTTACAGATATTAGAGAATTTAACTTAATGTTTAAAACTCATGCTGGTGTTACAGAAGATAGCAAAAATGTTGTTTATCTTAGACCAGAAACTGCTCAAGGTATATTTGTTAACTTTAAAAATGTTCAAAGAACTACTCGTAAAAAAATACCTTTTGGTATAGGACAAGTAGGTAAATCTTTTAGAAATGAAATTACACCTGGTAACTTTACATTTAGAACAAGAGAATTTGAACAAATGGAATTAGAATTTTTCTGTAAACCAGGAACAGAAATGGAATGGTTTAATTATTGGAAAGAATATTGTATGAATTGGTTGAAATCTCTAAACATCAAAGAAGAAAATGTTTGGTTTAGAGACCATGATGAAGAAGAACTTTCTCATTATAGTAACGCTACAACTGATATAGAGTATAAATTTCCATTTGGTAAAGGTGAACTTTTGGGAATAGCTTCTAGAACAGATTTTGACCTTAAACAACATAGCCAACATTCTGGAGATATGTTAGAATATTTTGACCCAACTACTAATGAAAAATATATACCTTACTGTATAGAGCCTTCTTTAGGTGCAGATAGAGTTACTCTAGCCTTTTTATGTGAAGCATATGACGAAGAAATACTTACAGATGATAAAGGAAAAGAAGATATTAGAATAGTTTTACGTTTTCATCCAGCTATAGCTCCTATAAAAGTTGCTATACTACCTTTATCTAAAAAGTTAAATGATGATGCTATAAAAATTTATCATACATTAAGTAAACATTTTAATTGTGAATATGATGATGCTGGTAGTATTGGTAAAAGATATAGAAGACAAGATGAAATAGGTACACCTTTCTGTGTTACTTATGATTTTGATAGCGTTGAAGATGGTTGTGTAACTATTCGTCATAGAGATTCTATGGAGCAAGAACGTATAAAAATAGATGAATTGTTAGAATATGTTAATAAAAGGCTAGAATTTTAA
- a CDS encoding FecCD family ABC transporter permease, translated as MKNIFKVVLCLIISGIVLILAMGIGSVFIPPIHSINILLYKIFNFNFIDIDETFLAILWKIRFPRVLLAFICGAGLSLSGTIIQSLLKNSLASSYTLGVSSGAALGASICILFKIYIFGIFSMQIFGFIFGIITVFMAITIATKMDKTMQNNAIILTGMAFSLFANAMLSIMMTFAKEDLQSLIFWQMGSFSMKDNIYLFVLYPAIFIVFILVFFKHREMDILTFGDEQASISGVEVKKLKLFLLAMSSLLTGFIVSIVGVIGFIDLFTPHITRKIFGAKHKYVLFMSLILGGTFMVLCDLIARTIASPIELPVGAITSAIGAPFFIYLYFDKKR; from the coding sequence ATGAAAAATATATTTAAAGTAGTATTATGTTTAATAATTAGTGGTATAGTCCTTATATTAGCTATGGGAATAGGTAGTGTTTTTATTCCACCTATACACTCTATAAATATTTTACTATATAAAATATTTAACTTTAATTTTATTGATATAGATGAAACTTTTTTAGCTATATTATGGAAAATTAGATTTCCTAGAGTATTATTAGCTTTTATCTGTGGAGCTGGTCTTTCATTAAGCGGAACTATTATACAATCTTTATTAAAAAATTCACTAGCATCTTCTTATACTTTGGGTGTTTCATCTGGAGCTGCTTTAGGTGCTAGTATATGCATACTATTTAAAATATATATTTTTGGTATTTTTTCTATGCAAATCTTTGGTTTTATTTTTGGTATAATAACTGTTTTTATGGCAATTACTATAGCAACAAAAATGGATAAAACAATGCAAAATAATGCTATTATACTTACTGGTATGGCCTTTTCTTTATTTGCCAATGCTATGTTATCTATTATGATGACATTTGCCAAAGAGGATTTACAAAGTCTTATTTTTTGGCAAATGGGAAGCTTTTCCATGAAAGATAATATCTATTTATTTGTATTATATCCTGCTATATTTATTGTTTTTATTTTAGTTTTTTTTAAGCATAGAGAAATGGATATATTAACATTTGGTGATGAACAAGCTAGTATTAGTGGAGTTGAAGTAAAAAAATTAAAGTTATTTTTATTAGCTATGTCATCTTTATTAACTGGATTTATTGTTTCTATTGTTGGTGTTATTGGATTTATTGATTTATTTACACCACATATAACAAGAAAAATATTTGGGGCTAAGCATAAATATGTTTTGTTTATGTCTCTAATTTTGGGTGGAACTTTTATGGTTTTATGTGATTTAATAGCAAGAACAATTGCATCACCTATTGAACTACCTGTTGGAGCCATAACATCAGCTATAGGAGCTCCATTTTTTATATATTTATATTTTGATAAAAAAAGATAG
- a CDS encoding S-layer homology domain-containing protein: MKLLNRLMALTIGLSIFTTNVYGDPLDFGVFGGITEGRKLPRTTEQLLNSKKNTKNELKSTYKEMIFLTGEPKEYSGNITVSSKATNLADKGSYKVTYKVANGDTTPKGMTVNRNIEYNVNYRKEENQTIKDYDTSKWTETITIDGKTYTIDNKASKSSVSIIEDKTPGVTYYKGDISHRAVYTSGEDKITQDISGVIYGYNSAWSSTETQRLNCTISTKDWQMEYQIRPSVSVNKTLEYSKNEPTAISFEGNYKEVMQNKSGLSYNIYVLPQQFTYKTPTTGNISIPSFNTFEQLVAPDVSYLKGHFAEEDIKKMFSMQILTGDPKFYKPNEAITRGQFTQMLVKAIKLPIEDNTTSNNKKAPVDIAFSDVLPERKEYPYIMAAYKAGLVAGETNGSFSIDDPIERQEAIVILLRALGLEHLGLDPTPITPFVDDSNIANWAKREVYAANRIGIISGDEDGKFKPKSFINKAEAAAIVNRLINYMRYDMQVDYTENIVNFPD, from the coding sequence ATGAAACTATTAAATAGATTAATGGCTTTAACCATAGGATTGTCTATTTTTACTACTAATGTTTATGGTGATCCATTAGATTTTGGAGTTTTTGGTGGAATAACAGAGGGTAGAAAGCTACCAAGAACAACTGAACAATTGTTAAATTCTAAAAAGAATACAAAAAATGAATTAAAATCTACTTATAAAGAAATGATATTTTTAACTGGCGAACCTAAAGAATATAGCGGTAATATTACTGTAAGCTCTAAAGCTACTAATTTAGCTGATAAAGGTAGCTATAAAGTTACTTATAAAGTTGCAAATGGAGATACAACGCCAAAAGGTATGACTGTTAATAGAAATATTGAATATAATGTTAATTATAGAAAAGAAGAAAATCAAACAATAAAAGACTATGATACTTCTAAATGGACAGAAACAATAACAATAGATGGAAAAACTTATACTATAGATAATAAGGCTTCAAAGTCATCTGTAAGTATAATAGAAGATAAAACACCAGGTGTAACTTACTATAAAGGTGATATATCTCATAGAGCAGTATATACATCTGGTGAAGATAAAATAACTCAAGACATAAGTGGAGTTATATATGGATATAATAGTGCTTGGTCTTCTACAGAAACTCAAAGATTGAATTGTACTATATCTACTAAAGATTGGCAAATGGAATATCAAATAAGACCTAGTGTATCTGTTAACAAAACTTTAGAATATTCTAAAAATGAACCAACAGCTATAAGCTTTGAAGGTAACTATAAAGAAGTTATGCAAAATAAAAGTGGTTTAAGTTATAATATTTATGTTTTACCACAACAATTTACTTACAAAACACCTACAACAGGTAATATTTCTATACCTAGTTTTAATACTTTTGAACAACTTGTAGCACCAGATGTAAGTTATTTAAAAGGCCATTTTGCAGAAGAGGACATTAAAAAAATGTTTAGTATGCAAATATTAACAGGAGACCCTAAATTTTATAAACCTAATGAAGCTATAACAAGAGGGCAATTTACTCAAATGTTGGTAAAGGCTATTAAGTTACCAATTGAAGATAACACTACATCTAATAATAAAAAAGCTCCAGTAGATATTGCATTTTCAGACGTTTTACCAGAAAGAAAAGAATATCCATATATTATGGCAGCATATAAGGCAGGACTTGTAGCTGGAGAAACAAATGGAAGTTTCTCTATAGATGACCCAATAGAAAGACAAGAAGCAATAGTAATTTTACTTAGAGCTTTAGGCCTTGAACATTTAGGGTTAGACCCAACACCTATTACACCTTTTGTAGATGATAGCAATATAGCTAATTGGGCAAAAAGAGAGGTATATGCGGCTAATAGAATAGGGATAATATCTGGTGATGAAGACGGTAAATTTAAGCCTAAATCATTTATTAATAAGGCAGAGGCGGCAGCTATCGTTAATAGATTAATAAATTATATGAGATATGATATGCAAGTAGATTATACAGAAAATATAGTAAATTTTCCTGACTAA
- the speB gene encoding agmatinase has translation MDINFLPKKFLGCDCSFEESQIIIFGAPFDGTTTFRPGTRFAPQTMRMESIGLETYSPYFDLDIEDYKVNDNGDLDLPFGSTQGALDMIQEQAKNIFKHNKKPLMIGGEHLISLPVIQEAFNKYPDLHIIHFDAHTDLREEYLGEKLSHSSVFKRVWDFIGDDKIYQFGIRSGTKEEFYWAKQGHTYINKFNFDTLDKIVEKLKNKPVYFSIDLDVLDPSIMSGTGTTEAGGVSFNELINAIKEVSKLNIVGADIVELSPHYDHSGVSTAVACKILREMLCAILINSN, from the coding sequence ATGGATATAAATTTTTTGCCTAAAAAGTTTTTAGGTTGTGATTGTAGCTTTGAAGAGTCCCAAATTATTATTTTTGGTGCTCCATTTGATGGAACAACAACATTTAGACCAGGAACTAGATTTGCTCCACAAACAATGCGTATGGAATCTATAGGTCTAGAAACATATAGCCCATATTTTGACTTAGATATAGAAGACTATAAAGTAAATGATAATGGTGATTTAGACTTACCTTTTGGTTCTACTCAAGGTGCTCTAGATATGATACAAGAACAAGCTAAAAATATATTTAAACATAATAAAAAACCTCTTATGATAGGTGGTGAACATTTAATATCATTACCTGTTATACAAGAAGCTTTTAATAAATATCCTGATTTACACATTATACATTTTGATGCTCATACAGATTTAAGAGAAGAATATCTAGGTGAAAAATTATCACATTCTAGTGTGTTTAAAAGAGTTTGGGATTTTATTGGTGATGATAAAATTTATCAATTTGGTATAAGAAGTGGTACTAAAGAAGAATTTTATTGGGCTAAACAAGGTCATACTTATATTAATAAATTTAATTTTGACACATTAGATAAAATAGTAGAAAAATTAAAAAATAAACCAGTGTATTTTTCAATTGATTTAGATGTTTTAGACCCATCTATTATGTCTGGTACTGGTACAACAGAAGCTGGTGGAGTTAGTTTTAATGAGCTTATAAATGCTATTAAAGAAGTGTCTAAGCTTAATATTGTTGGTGCGGATATAGTGGAACTTTCTCCACATTATGACCATAGCGGTGTTTCTACTGCTGTTGCTTGTAAAATACTTAGAGAAATGTTATGTGCTATTCTTATAAATTCTAATTAG
- a CDS encoding S-layer homology domain-containing protein: MKKFNLFFLIFTICFVNTVNIFGLTDNNIFKDPVYNTYEGTTEAKALINNLKFSDVYNGYWAKEAITKAGALDMVKGYEKTYKPNNYVSNQEALAFAIRVSGLEKQAQEEGQRLKAQAQSQNPLNIWSIGYLSLARNNGLITNQQYNEAISQNQSSLPEGAFKRDANATREQVVSWIIKSLNSIRVEPLVSNSQQSIYNFSDWQNTSVDFVEDIEIALDNGILKGNNGKLNPKGALTRAEMAQILSNMDSLYNEAVGLTKKTGTIAGIKDEQTTQTGQAKLERNIYIRSADGKVDVIKYIMQSSSSPQALDKDTVVYNNGAVTGLASVREGSQIEYLVDDLNKTIKFLSVKDKTINTTEANGKINKVDFANGMIQIKDNANKTYNYYVADGIIGTDNNGNYLVMEGKRRKEKDLPIGSMVKLELKNNIVTKITYVGDATLSNELRGVVIENNAQYGYLTIIDNNGKKVTKNYFADQIEVEKQPYYENGDSIGYLDQMFPHFEYDPRDTSIDQIEDGDIVFITSRKDDPTYIEKLSASPNYIMKRGKVTQINNNVDIVKILVQFDNGQTAWYDIPSGVYTSKGGKPINLSSVVAGDYVKLLVNEAILSPGETMDSVKEVLVEDSGHLIGDILKGQIGAIDSIQKTLSLQNSYKLGKSGWEGYQQVRKLSISNKNIMYYYNGNRVSKDFVNSKLKRANGEVYVALENGYSGNTISKITFRTGRDEPLNPDVVTFVDGVGGFTLASGKTIKTDAGTIVRKNGNLVEATNISVNDYARVSLNGDGKAGIVDIYDAPVANSVTIARGRVKQIEDNKWFVVKSMSQLNGDKWEYSPVERKFTIDEQTLYITEEGIKNINQFIGYTTNTSIDKAFTIIFNGDKATHIIDAPYPTKLVSGVAYETGDTIKLKDGKYMKDNKSWDAISVKDASINLKTKPNTIVVKNNKVTSVNSIQKGDKLRVMTQQLPKIESGMTIDAVIIFVEN; encoded by the coding sequence ATGAAAAAGTTTAATTTGTTTTTTTTAATATTTACTATATGTTTTGTAAATACAGTAAATATATTTGGACTTACAGATAACAATATATTTAAAGATCCAGTTTACAACACATATGAAGGAACAACAGAAGCTAAAGCATTAATAAACAATTTAAAATTTTCAGATGTTTATAATGGTTATTGGGCAAAAGAGGCTATAACAAAAGCAGGGGCTTTAGATATGGTTAAAGGATATGAAAAAACATATAAGCCTAATAATTATGTTTCAAATCAAGAGGCATTAGCTTTTGCAATTAGAGTTAGCGGGCTTGAGAAGCAAGCTCAAGAAGAAGGGCAAAGACTTAAAGCACAAGCTCAATCTCAAAATCCTTTAAATATTTGGTCAATTGGTTATTTAAGTTTAGCTAGAAATAACGGACTTATAACAAATCAACAATATAATGAAGCTATAAGCCAAAACCAAAGTTCTTTACCAGAAGGAGCATTTAAGCGAGATGCAAATGCTACAAGAGAGCAAGTAGTTAGTTGGATTATAAAGTCTTTAAATAGTATAAGAGTAGAACCATTAGTTTCTAATAGTCAACAAAGTATTTATAACTTTTCAGATTGGCAAAATACTTCAGTTGATTTTGTAGAAGATATAGAAATAGCTTTAGATAATGGTATATTAAAAGGAAACAATGGTAAGCTAAATCCTAAAGGTGCTTTAACTAGAGCAGAAATGGCACAAATATTAAGTAATATGGATAGTTTATATAATGAAGCAGTTGGTCTTACTAAAAAAACTGGAACAATTGCTGGTATAAAAGATGAACAAACAACTCAAACAGGGCAAGCTAAATTAGAAAGAAATATATATATAAGAAGTGCAGATGGTAAAGTAGATGTTATAAAATATATTATGCAAAGTAGTTCTTCACCACAAGCTTTAGATAAAGATACAGTAGTATATAATAATGGTGCTGTTACAGGGCTTGCTAGTGTTAGGGAAGGTAGTCAAATAGAATATTTGGTAGATGATCTTAACAAAACTATCAAATTTTTAAGTGTAAAAGATAAAACAATAAATACAACAGAAGCAAATGGTAAGATTAATAAAGTAGATTTTGCAAATGGAATGATACAAATAAAAGATAATGCAAACAAAACTTATAATTACTATGTAGCAGATGGCATAATAGGAACAGATAATAATGGTAATTATCTTGTTATGGAAGGTAAACGAAGAAAAGAAAAAGATTTACCTATAGGAAGTATGGTAAAATTAGAGCTTAAAAATAATATTGTAACTAAAATAACTTATGTAGGGGATGCTACATTATCAAATGAGCTTAGAGGTGTTGTTATAGAAAACAATGCACAATATGGATATCTTACAATAATAGATAACAATGGTAAAAAAGTTACAAAAAATTATTTTGCAGACCAAATAGAAGTGGAAAAACAACCATATTATGAAAATGGAGATAGTATTGGTTATTTAGACCAAATGTTTCCTCATTTTGAATACGACCCTAGGGATACTAGTATAGACCAAATAGAGGATGGAGATATTGTATTTATCACAAGCCGTAAAGATGACCCAACTTATATAGAAAAATTAAGTGCTTCACCTAATTATATTATGAAACGAGGTAAAGTTACTCAAATAAATAACAATGTTGATATAGTAAAAATACTTGTACAATTTGATAATGGACAAACTGCTTGGTATGATATACCTAGTGGGGTTTATACATCTAAAGGTGGTAAACCAATAAATTTATCTAGTGTAGTAGCTGGAGATTATGTTAAGTTACTTGTAAATGAAGCTATTTTATCTCCAGGTGAAACAATGGATTCTGTTAAAGAGGTATTAGTAGAAGATTCTGGTCATTTAATAGGTGATATATTAAAAGGTCAAATAGGTGCTATTGATTCTATTCAAAAAACACTATCTTTACAAAATTCATATAAACTTGGTAAATCTGGTTGGGAAGGATATCAACAAGTAAGAAAGCTTAGTATATCTAACAAAAATATTATGTATTATTATAATGGAAATAGAGTTTCTAAAGACTTTGTAAATTCTAAATTAAAAAGAGCTAATGGTGAAGTTTATGTTGCATTAGAAAATGGTTATTCAGGTAACACTATTAGTAAAATAACATTTAGAACAGGTAGAGATGAACCGTTAAACCCAGACGTTGTTACATTTGTAGATGGTGTAGGTGGATTTACATTAGCAAGTGGAAAAACTATAAAAACAGATGCAGGTACTATTGTTAGAAAAAATGGAAATCTTGTAGAGGCTACCAATATTAGTGTTAATGATTATGCTAGAGTATCTTTAAATGGTGATGGAAAAGCTGGTATTGTAGATATTTATGATGCACCAGTAGCAAATTCTGTAACAATAGCTAGAGGTAGAGTTAAACAAATAGAAGATAATAAATGGTTTGTTGTAAAATCTATGAGTCAATTAAATGGAGATAAATGGGAATATAGTCCAGTAGAAAGAAAATTCACAATAGATGAACAAACACTTTATATAACTGAAGAAGGTATTAAAAATATAAATCAATTTATTGGATATACAACAAATACTAGTATAGATAAAGCATTTACTATTATATTTAATGGTGATAAAGCAACGCACATTATAGATGCTCCATATCCTACAAAACTTGTGTCTGGTGTTGCTTATGAAACAGGGGATACGATAAAATTAAAAGATGGTAAATATATGAAAGACAATAAGTCTTGGGATGCTATTAGCGTTAAAGATGCATCAATAAATTTAAAAACTAAGCCAAATACTATTGTTGTTAAAAATAATAAAGTAACATCTGTAAATAGCATACAAAAAGGAGATAAACTAAGAGTAATGACTCAACAATTACCAAAAATAGAAAGTGGTATGACAATAGATGCAGTAATTATTTTTGTAGAAAACTAG